One Alligator mississippiensis isolate rAllMis1 chromosome 1, rAllMis1, whole genome shotgun sequence genomic window carries:
- the BLZF1 gene encoding golgin-45, whose product MTRGEKKADYTTSPIRGSGDGMETEQPPEPVEVISSAQTTSHHIHHNLHKKTVPSLSPGVLQLGKVNADKSVEIEAVRILVPKAAITHVVPTKNAKLAKSGGHHKGETLCQLDGAEDAKKELLELKNAIEKLKNSERRLLQDKEGLSNQLRVQTEVNRELKKLLVASVGDDLQYHFERMAREKNQLILENEALGRNMSQLSEQLERMSIQCDVWRSKFLASRVMADELTNARAILQRQTRDAQSAIQDLLSERDQFRQEMIDAQKVLEELLVSLQWGRQQTYYPSAQPHTTAELAAVNHKLAKAVSSHLLGNVGTGSPKKTSLPTEFCNTPAEKMAEMVLRVLDPAACTETPPEVPFSESSPSSFLSTKKNIGRFHPYTRYENITFNCCNHCQGELIAL is encoded by the exons ATGACGCGCGGAGAGAAGAAAG cTGACTATACCACGTCACCTATCCGTGGATCTGGAGATGGCATGGAAACTGAGCAGCCACCTGAACCTGTAGAAGTAATATCTAGTGCACAGACTACAAGCCATCATATCCATCACAACCTGCACAAAAAGACAGTACCTTCACTGAGTCCTGGAGTTCTTCAGCTAGGAAAAGTAAATGCTGACAAATCAGTGGAGATTGAAGCTGTTCGAATCCTGGTTCCCAAAGCAGCTATAACTCATGTTGTCCCTACCAAAAATGCTAAGTTGGCTAAATCAGGGGGACACCATAAAGGAGAGACGTTATGTCAGTTAGATGGAGCTGAAGATGCTAAGAAAGAGCTGTTGGAGTTAAAAAATGCAATAGAAAAGCTCAAAAATTCAGAAAGGAGACTGCTACAGGATAAGGAAGGGCTCTCCAATCAGCTGCGTGTACAGACAGAG GTCAATCGAGAACTGAAGAAGCTACTTGTTGCTTCTGTGGGAGATGATCTACAATATCACTTTGAGCGCATGGCCCGGGAGAAAAATCAGCTGATCCTAGAAAATGAAGCCCTAGGACGAAACATGTCACAGCTGTCTGAGCAATTGGAGCGGATGTCTATACAGTGTGATGTGTGGCGGAGTAAATTCCTGGCAAGCAG AGTCATGGCCGACGAGCTAACAAATGCCAGAGCAATTCTTCAGCGTCAAACCAGAGACGCGCAAAGTGCAATTCAGGATCTGTTGAGTGAACGTGACCAGTTCCGTCAAGAAATGATTGATGCCCAGAA AGTGTTAGAGGAGCTACTGGTTTCTctccagtggggaaggcagcagacatATTATCCTAGTGCTCAGCCTCACACAacagcagagctggctgctgTGAACCATAAGCTGGCCAAAGCAGTGAGTTCCCACCTTCTTGGAAATGTGGGCACTGGCAGTCCAAAAAAGACTTCCCTCCCAACAGAGTTTTGCAACACACCTGCtgagaaaatggctgaaatg gtGCTACGagtgctggatccagctgcatGTACAGAAACACCACCAGAAGTTCCCTTCTCTGAGTCCTCCccatcttccttcctttccacaaAGAAGAACATTGGACGGTTTCACCCATACACCAGATATGAAAACATAACATTCAATTGCTGCAATCACTGCCAGGGTGAACTGATAGCTCTTTAA